The Lathyrus oleraceus cultivar Zhongwan6 chromosome 5, CAAS_Psat_ZW6_1.0, whole genome shotgun sequence genome includes the window TACCATTAAAAGTCTTGTGAGATTTTCATATACTTCATACCACCAAATATCAAACCATAAGAAAATTAAGCATCTCCAAACACACTCAATACATTTAAAAATACAAACTTAAAAcaaaatttatttattaaaaacGAATCTTAGTGAATTAGCATCCTGTGTACAAAGGAGCCCCGAACCCTTAACTTGAACCTGACCTCCTAATACGACGTACCAAACGTTTGCTGCAAAATCACAAGTAACGAAGAGGAAACACCATTGAAATTTTTAATAAGAGAAAAACCAGGGTTCAAGTCCCTCTATTCCCAAAAGCCCATTAAAATGTCCCTTTAAGCTGACATATACTCAAGTACTAATAATTTCTTAAAATGCTCGCTATCATTCATCTTGATTTAACAAGATTCTGAACTACCAAAAAAAAAGCCATTAGGATTCATGTTTCTTATCCTTCATGCGTAGTACTATCACATCTTATTTGAGGTTCAACCACTTCACTTCTTTAGTAGTTGAACCATCATTTTAAATATACAACTTACTTTTTCCCCTCACTTTCATACTTTCAGACTCTTATTACTACTACTACTAGTACATGCTTTTATAGTACTACTACATTATTAGCTATTTTTGGTAAAACTTATATATCTTTACCTATTGTTGGATTATTGTAAAACATGTCTGCTACTTTTGCCACGACAAACTCTGCATGATGACCATGTGTCATGATATTCCTGTCTCACTTcataaaaatacaaaaacacCCAATCCCAAAACTTTTGTAACCATCTTCAATTGAGTAGATTTTTACCACGTATCAAAGTAATAGTCACCAATGAAAAGTAAAGCACAAAAACACATGAATCAAAATATTCCCTTTTATCCaaaatcaaatccaaatgcatAAATTACAAAACAGTACAATACCAAATTCAGATAGCAATAATACAACAAAAATAAACATAACAAAATAACATAAACccttatttttctctttttgacATTTGCAGGGATAAATATGTAATTATCGCTCATCTCTTCATATTTACACTTCACTCCACTTAAAATCTCTTAATTCAAATTCACCACTCTTCTACGTTACATCAGAAGCTCATTAACCCAACCGAGATCAGGAACATCACCACCGACAAGAACCTTATCATTGTCGATATTGTTATCTCTCAAAAACATGTTTATGTTACTATCACCACCATCGTTGAATGGTGTCAAATTCTGTTGAATCGAAGGTGAAAGAATATTGAAATGCTGTTGTTGCTGCTGATCAAAAGAAGATGCAGAAGGTGAAACAATAAACTGTTTCTGAACCTGTTCCTCAGAGTTAACAGGAACGTCAAAATAACCCATGTTGTTTTGTTTCTGTAAACCAGAAACAAGTGAAGAAGATGAACCTTCATTGAAATTCATCCCTTCAAAAGAACCCAAAAGATCAATAAGCATATCTCTATAACGAAGATTATTACTATTGACCAATGAACCATAGCGTGAGAGAGATGAACATGAAGCATCATTTTGAGGCTTCATTGGAGACACGGGAGGAGACACCGGCGGCGAGAAATGAGACATACCAAAAAGTGTTGAAGTTGGAGAGTTATTAGCATTGCCATTACCACCACAATGACAAATCAAACAACAATGGTTTGATTTTGATGCAACATGGTTATTCAAAAGCTTATTATTTTTCTTGTTGCATGAGAATTGTTCATTTGAATTTGAAGAAGTTACCGGAAGGATTCTTAACTGACGAGGAGTGTGTGCGAAAAAACAAATTTTTCTCTTACAGTTTTTCCCATCTTTGCAAGCTTCTGTTCTGTACCTAGCCGGATGAAGCCAGCATTCAAAAACACCGTGAGCAAACTCACAAGAATCGCCGCGGTTACAGCCACCGCGACGATACTCAGGACAAACATTCCCTGAGTAATGAAACCTTCGTGGATCACGGCGGCGTGCTTTCTCGCCGGGGTGTGCGAATGGACAGTCAGTCCAGTCGTGACTCCGGCTACGAGTGCATCGCCGGACTTTGAATTCATACATGCGGAAATGGTCGGAAGAGTAAGGATCGTCGGAGTCCGAGTCAGAGTCATTGTGAGGGAGATATTTTTGAAGGATAGTATCATCGGAGAACATGTCAGCGACGGTGGTGCGGCGGGTGAGTAGTTTTCTCGGAGGGATATCGATTTCTCTAAGAGGTTTTTTGGGAGAGAGAGGTTGGTAAGAAGAAGGAAACTTGTGGTTTTGTTGCTCATCACAAATAGTACTCATTTTGAGGTGCAAATAGCAAAGGTTGAGTGTGCAAATAGCAAGAGAGAATACTATGTGTATTGTGGAATGTGGAGAGAAAGAAGAGGTGAGAGAGTTATTATATAGGAAGAAGAGAAAGTGAATAGAATGAAATGGAGTGTGAGTTAAGAAAGAGAAAATAAAAGGGTGAGAAGGGGGTGTATGTGGCTAGATAGCATTTGAGAGTAACATGCAAAAGAGGGTATGTGGCAAATTGTTAATTGATTTGGGTCACTTATTTTGGCTATGTGTAAATCAATTACAAGTTCTATGTTCACAAATATCTGTGCCTTTTTGGTTTTGGTAACCATCATAGGGTGACATGAAAATTCTAGATCACGATATGTATATGATTCATTTATTTATGTATAAATTACACCAAGAGATATATATGCAATAGAATAGATCACTAATGTTTTGTTAATTTCTTGTCTTTTCGTTTTTGACCCTTTTATCTTCCTCAACTTAATACTATATTGAAGTTATCTTAGAAACGTTACTCATAACCTTTAAGTAGTATAAAAATATGTAAATTGAGAAGAATATGTCATAACGAGAGATTAAAGATGtaataaattttgatttcaaaacGTCCTTGTTGTAACATATAAAATTCTGTTTTGAAGTAGGCTAAACTATGTAGTGCAACCAAAATTGTTCTAAGTGAAGTatattaaattatatatatatatatatatatatatatatatatatatatatatatatatatatatatatatatatatatatataatcacaattcattttaattttaaaGATATATAATAAACAAACAATGTGTCGTTATTCTTTTTTAGATGACAAAATTAATCAtcttaaaaattaatttataaatttaaaaataCAACATTATTATGCATAGAGGTGACAAAACAGACCGTCCGTTCCGTTCCACTTTAAGACCGTCAAAAAATAAAAAGTGGAACAGACAAACCCGCCAAATGAAGTTGAGCTTAAAAATCAAGTATGTCCGTTCAGATGATGGATTGGTGGGCGACGAACTTGTCCGCctatgttattttattttatttttcattttttaaataaattaatagAGTTATTTTTACATTTAGTTAGATTTGACTTAATAATT containing:
- the LOC127086911 gene encoding zinc finger CCCH domain-containing protein 2, whose translation is MSTICDEQQNHKFPSSYQPLSPKKPLREIDIPPRKLLTRRTTVADMFSDDTILQKYLPHNDSDSDSDDPYSSDHFRMYEFKVRRCTRSRSHDWTDCPFAHPGEKARRRDPRRFHYSGNVCPEYRRGGCNRGDSCEFAHGVFECWLHPARYRTEACKDGKNCKRKICFFAHTPRQLRILPVTSSNSNEQFSCNKKNNKLLNNHVASKSNHCCLICHCGGNGNANNSPTSTLFGMSHFSPPVSPPVSPMKPQNDASCSSLSRYGSLVNSNNLRYRDMLIDLLGSFEGMNFNEGSSSSLVSGLQKQNNMGYFDVPVNSEEQVQKQFIVSPSASSFDQQQQQHFNILSPSIQQNLTPFNDGGDSNINMFLRDNNIDNDKVLVGGDVPDLGWVNELLM